In the genome of Conger conger chromosome 8, fConCon1.1, whole genome shotgun sequence, one region contains:
- the LOC133135455 gene encoding general vesicular transport factor p115-like codes for MNFLRGVIGGQPAGPQLSGAETIQKLCDRVASSTLLEDRRDAVRALKSLSKKYRLEVGTQAMGHLINILQTDSSDSEIIGYALDTLYNVISSDEEEEQDELEDAEVKSCIVWVYCLFLSPISLCLEESSQKEADDLGAQLTDALINEQDNVTLILSLLEEFDFHVRWPAVKLITALLKNRRGPVQGIILVSPMGVSRLMDLLADSREIIRNDALLLLLQLTKGNAAIQKIVAFENAFERLLDIISEEENGDGGIVVEDCLLLLLSLLKNNSSNQNFFKEGSYIQRMKPWFEVGDDNSGWSAQKVTNLHLMLQMVRVMVSPMNSPGAISSCQKAMYHCSLLQQLCSILMATGVPADILTETINTVSEVIRGSQDNQDYFASVNAPSNPPRPAIVVLLMSMVNERQPFVLRCAVLYCFQSFLYKNHKGQEEIVSTLLPSTIETNSITAGQLLCGGLFSTDSLSNWYAAVALSHALQDNLAQKEQLLRVQLATSVGTPPISLLQQCTNILSQGDKIDRRGSKAQTRVGLLILLCSWISSCPIAVTHFLNNQANVSYLTGQISENQGEEERLVQGLCALLLGICICYNDDSLENHTKERLKQLIEKRIGKENFVEKLGFISKQEQYSRASLLPQPTGPAPEHMLFDHQFTQLVKELEAVVTKSVYKSSEEERKEEEVKKALEQHDSIMTQYKDLIREQDAQITELKEQVASLSSQTEQMKLTMSQQMLQMQQHKDQYSILKLKLEKGNQQTAGQVEEAHLNGMQLEELGRLREQLQELRSHNAQMEAELTDRDAVIRCLNSEKAQTMNGLENNAQILKELEALRGRVESQSAQISQLQAEREDLLKTAAQSAKVAVDPAASDLQGLLTAQTQESERLKEEVRRLAESRAGMQQQLASVNSTAAVLEADRTKLQEELTESKKEQDDLLMLLADQDQKITTLKNRLKELGETIEDEDDLDSLDQCDDDD; via the exons ATGAATTTCTTAAGAGGAGTTATTGGTGGGCAACCGGCGGGGCCGCAACTATCCGGAGCAGAAACG ATTCAGAAACTGTGTGACAGAGTGGCCTCCTCCACCCTGCTCGAGGACCGAAGGGATGCGGTACGAGCTCTCAAATCTCTTTCAAAG AAATATCGCCTGGAAGTTGGCACACAGGCCATGGgtcatttgattaatattctgcAAACTGACAG CTCTGACTCAGAAATAATTGGTTATGCATTGGACACACTGTACAATGTCATTTCCAGTGATGAAGAGGAAGAACAAG ATGAATTGGAAG ATGCTGAAGTCAAGTCCTGTATTGTTTGGGTATATTGTTTATTTCTCTCACCCATCTCCTTGTGTTTAGAGGAGAGCTCTCAGAAGGAGGCTGATGACCTTGGGGCCCAGCTTACAGATGCATTAATCAATGAGCAAGACAATGTCACGCTAATCTTGAGCCTCTTGGAG gaATTTGACTTCCATGTGCGATGGCCAGCAGTCAAGCTTATCACTGCCTTGCTAAAGAACCGGCGTGGCCCTGTCCAGGGCATCATCCTTGTCAGTCCCATGG GCGTATCAAGACTTATGGATTTATTGGCAGATTCAAGAGAAATTATTAGAAATGAT GCTCTTTTGCTGCTTCTGCAGCTGACAAAAGGCAATGCGGCCATCCAGAAAATTGTAGCTTTTGAGAACGCCTTCGAACGACTATTGGACATCATCTCAGAGGAGGAAAACGGCGATGGAG GTATTGTGGTCGAGGACTGTCTATTACTTTTGCTCAGTCTGCTCAAGAACAACAGCTCAAACCAGAATTTCTTCAAGGAGGGCTCTTATATTCAGCGCATGAAGCCCTGGTTTGAAGTTGGGGATGACAACTCTGGTTGGTCTGCCCAGAAGGTGACCAACCTCCATCTCATGTTACAG ATGGTCCGAGTGATGGTCTCGCCTATGAACTCCCCTGGAGCCATCAGCAGCTGTCAGAAGGCCATGTACCACTGCAGCCTTCTACAGCAGCTCTGCAGCATTTTGATGGCCACTGGTGTCCCTGCTGATATTCTCACTGAG ACCATTAATACAGTATCAGAAGTCATCCGCGGTTCCCAGGACAACCAGGATTACTTTGCGTCTGTGAATGCTCCCTCCAACCCTCCAAG ACCCGCCATCGTGGTGCTGCTGATGTCCATGGTGAACGAGAGGCAGCCCTTCGTCCTGCGCTGTGCGGTTCTCTACTGCTTTCAGAGCTTCCTGTACAAAAACCACAAGGGCCAAGAAGAGATCGTTTCCACGCTCTTACCTTCAACGATCGAGA cgAACTCCATCACGGCGGGCCAGCTGCTCTGCGGGGGCCTGTTCTCCACAGACTCGCTGTCCAACTGGTATGCGGCGGTGGCGCTGTCCCACGCCCTGCAGGACAACCTGGCCCAGAAGGAGCAGCTCCTGAGGGTACAGCTCGCCACCAGCGTGGGCACGCCACCCATCTCCCTGCTCCAGCAGTGCACCAACATCCTCTCCCAG GGCGATAAGATCGACCGCAGG GGCAGTAAAGCCCAGACGCGAGTAGGACTGCTCATCCTGCTCTGCTCCTGGATCAGCAGCTGCCCCATTGCAGTCACCCACTTCCTGAATAATCAAGCAAATGTCTCCTAT CTGACAGGGCAGATCTCTGAGAaccagggggaggaggagaggctggTGCAGGGCCTGTGTGCCCTGCTGCTGGGCATCTGCATCTGCTACAACGACGACTCCCTGGAGAACCACACAAA GGAGAGGCTGAAGCAGCTGATAGAGAAGAGGATCGGGAAGGAGAACTTTGTGGAGAAGCTGGGCTTCATCAGCAAGCAGGAGCAGTACTCCCGAGCCTCCCTCCTGCCTCAGCCCACCGGCCCTGCCCCCGAACACATGCTGTTCGACCACCAGTTCACCCAGCTGGTCAAGGAGCTGGAGG CTGTGGTGACCAAGTCGGTGTACAAGTCCAGCGAGGAGGAGcggaaagaggaggaggtgaagaaGGCTCTGGAGCAGCACGACAGCATAATGACGCAGTACAAAGACCTCATTAGGGAGCAG GATGCCCAGATAACTGAACTGAAAGAGCAGGTGGCCTCCCTGAGCTCCCAGACTGAGCAGATGAAGCTGACGATGTCACAGCAGATGCTCCAGATGCAGCAGCACAAAGACCAATACAGCATCCTGAAGCTGAAGCTAG agaAGGGGAACCAGCAGACAGCAGGCCAGGTAGAGGAGGCCCATTTGAACGGGATGCAGTTGGAGGAGCTGGGCCGTTTGAGGGAGCAGCTGCAGGAGTTGCGCAGCCACAATGCGCAGATGGAGGCAGAGCTGACCGACAGGGATGCAGTCATCCGCTGCCTG aaCTCTGAAAAGGCTCAGACTATGAATGGCTTGGAAAACAATGCACAAATTCTGAAG GAGCTGGAGGCACTAAGGGGTCGTGTTGAGTCACAGTCAGCGCAGATCAGTCAATTACAGGCGGAGAGGGAGGATTTGCTGAAGACCGCTGCCCAATCAGCT AAAGTAGCTGTGGACCCAGCGGCATCAGACCTGCAAGGTCTTCTCACTGCCCAGACCCAAGAGTCCGAGAGACTAAAG gaggaggtgaggaggctGGCTGAATCCAGGGCCGGTATGCAGCAGCAGCTGGCCTCAGTCAACAGCACCGCGGCTGTTCTGGAGGCGGACCGGACCAAGCTCCAGGAGGAGCTGACAGAGTCCAAGAAGGAGCAGGACGATCTGCTCATGCTGCTGGCGGACCAGGACCAGAAGATCACCACTCTGAAGAACAGGCTTAAAGAGCTGGGAGAGACT attgaagatgaagatgacTTGGATTCTCTGGACcaatgtgatgatgatgattga